Genomic DNA from Jonesia denitrificans DSM 20603:
GCAGACGACGCCCCCAGCGCCACCGAAACCCAAACGGACGGGGCAACTGACACCACCTCCGACGCTGACAAAGCGACACTCGAAAAGGTCAGTGTCACCACATCGGATGACGCCAAACCAGAAGTCACCTTTGACGGCCCCCTGACATTTGAAGGAAACGCCGCCTACACGGCGGAACAGGGTGACGGCGGAGAACTTGCTGAAGGTAACCTCGTTGCGGTGAACATGTCTGTGTACTCCGGTGAGGACGCATCCGCAACAAACTCCACCTACGACAATGACGCCCTCACCCACTTGCTTCTTGACCCCACCCAAATCCCCGCGTCGTTCGTGGCTGCGATGACAGAAGCAGGTGTTGGCGGTACTGTCCTGCTCGGACAGCCGGGAGTCGAAGCCACTGAAGAAGGCGGCACCACACAGCCCGCCTACGTGTACGTCGTCGAAATTGAACAAAGCGTCCCCACCTCAGCACAGGGTGAAGACGTCGCCCAAGACGACGACTCACTACCACAAGTCACCCTTGACGACACCGGAAAGCCTTCCGTAGAAATCCCCGACGGTTACAAGGGCACCGACGAACTCCAGGTCATCACCTTGAAGAAGGGTGACGGACCTGAAGTTGGTGAGATGGACTTCGTATGGTCGCAATATTCCGGGTGGCAGCTTGACGGCACCCAATTCGATTCGTCCTGGGAACGCGGAAAGCCCATGGGCTTCCAACTGATGCAGGTCATCCAAGGGTGGTCTGAAGGATTGGCCGGGGTTCCCATTGGTTCCCAAGTTATGCTCATTGTCCCAGGTGACATGGGTTACGGTGAAGGAGAAGGAACCAGCGACTCTGGTCAACCGTTGGGTGACCTCATCTTTGTTGTCGATGTCCTCGGTGTGAACTAACCCCACCACAATTCAGCAGTGTGATGTGTAGCGGCAGGGCGCAGATTGGCGCCCTGCCGCTTACTCACCCCTTAGGGTAGGAACATGGCAGAGATCGTCACAGAACACGGCATCCGCGAAGTCCTTGATTGGGACGAGTTTGGGATCGCCACGCGGCAACTTGCACAACAGGTTGTGGACTCCGGTTTTACTCCCGATGTGGTGGTTGCGATCGCCCGTGGAGGTCTGGTTCCCGGTGGTGCCATGGCTTACGCGCTGGGCACGAAGGGCGTGGGCACCATGAACGTGGAGTTTTACACCGACATTGGTCAAACGCTCACCGACCCGCGTCTGCTGCCTCCGTTGATGGACACTCAAGAACTCGCGGACCAAAAAGTTCTTGTCGTGGACGATGTCGCCGACTCGGGGCGCACCCTTGCTCTGGTCATGGACATGCTCGCGAAACAAGGGTCCGAAGCCCGGTCAGCGGTGTTGTACACAAAACCACGCTCGCTGATCACCCCGGACTACTCCTGGAAGGTGACCGACGAGTGGATTACCTTTCCGTGGTCGGCGCTGCCTCCCATTGGGCAAGACCACTCAATCGACGCGTAACACCTGGTGTGCTGACAAGGGAAGCGACACGATGATCGAAATTTTGAGTCCAGCGGAAATTGACCGTGCCCGTGTCACCGGTGGGCTTGTCGGCGATATTCTCGCCAGCATCAAAGAGCGCTGCCAGGTGGGCACGAACCTTTTAGAAATTGATCAGTGGGCAAAGGACATGATCCTTGGCGCGGGTGCCACCTCATGCTATGTCGATTACGCGCCGTCCTTTGGCAGTGGCCCTTTTGGTCACTACATTTGCACGGGAGTCAATGACGCTGTCCTCCACGGAATGCCGCGGGACACTGTCCTTGTTGACGGTGACCTGCTCACCCTTGATCTGGCTATTGTCCACAAGGGTGTCGCAGCCGATGCAGCAATCAGTTTCATCGTCGGGCAGCGCCGTAACCCTGAGGATCTGCGCATGATTGAGACCACGGAGCGGGCATTGGCGGCGGCAATTGCGGTTGCCGCACCGGGGGCCCGCATCGGTGATTTGTCTGCCGCGATTGGTGATGTTCTGTCCGAAGCGGGTTACCTGATCAACACCGAATTTGGTGGGCATGGGATTGGTAGCACCATGCACCAGGACCCACACGTGGCTAATGATGGGCAGCGCGGGCGTGGCTACCAGTTGCGTCCAGGGCTCATGCTTGCCATAGAACCCTGGGTGATGGCTGACACCAACGAACTGGTCACTGACCCCGTTGATGGGTGGACACTGCGCAGCGCCACCGGTTGCCGAACCGCCCACACAGAACACACCATCGCTATCACAGAGACCGGCGCTGAGATCCTCACCCTGCCCACCACAACGGTGCAGTCCCTCTAAAAACGGCTTCAGACCAGGACACTGCACGTGGCGGCTCCTGGTCTTGGGTGTCCCCGGCACCATCACACAGCGTGCACGTCACAAGGCCCGCACCCGCAACAACACGCGGGTGCGGGCCTTTTATCAACCGTTTTCAGGGGCGAGCTAGATCAAGGCGATCAGAAGTCCCAGTCCTCGTCGCGGGCCGCGTGATTCTGCGGATCTTCGGGGGTTGCAGGGGTACCGTGCCCTCTGCGTGCCACTTTGAGTTTTCTGAGGTCTTTCCCGCGTGTGGCACGTTTCTAGGGTAGCCATCCACGGCGAGAGCGGCAACGGTGGCGCCCTCACTGCCCATCATCGCCCTCCATTCCCATCGTGAAGGCAACCTCTGCGCTTCCCGGTGCGCCCGCTAGTGGGCCCCGTCGATGCGGAGCACACGGCGTTCGCAACTCGCTACAGGACAGTGGCACCAAAGAGAGAGCCAACCAAGAAGGTCGCGCCGAGCGCCAAAGCGCCACCGATCACCGTGCGAAGTACCGCACGCCACCGTCGTGCGCCGCCGATCCATGCCGCAACATAGCCGGTGATCGCCAACGCGAAAATTGTCGCGGCAAACGTCCAGATGATCCGTTCCGGGTGCGGCAAGAAGAGGATCGTAGCCATTGGCAGTAACGCACCGAGAATGAAGGCGACCGCCGACGCAAGCGCCGCATGCCACGGGCTGACGACGTCGTCCTGATCGATATTCAGCTCGACGGCCAGGTGTGCCGCTGGTGCATCCTTTTCGGTCAGCTCGGATGCCGCGAGCGTCGCCGTCTCCCGACTCAACCCTCGGGCTTCGAACAGACCGACAAGTTCGATGAACTCAGCGTCTGGATCTGTGGCTAACTCTCCGCGTTCCTTCTCGATCAACGCATGCTCAGTATCGCGCTGGCTTGACACAGAGACGTACTCGCCAAGCGCCATCGAGATCGCACCACCCACCAAGGCTGCCGATCCAGCCAGCAGGACCGGGAGTGCTCCCGCCGTCGAAACGATACCGTCGTTTGCCCCAAGGACACCTGCGCGAAGCCAGTTCAGGCGCTGCGCCAGGCCCGCACGGTGCGGCTCATCCAAATGTTGTGACGAATCGTCGACGGTCATACGGCTACGGTATACGGTGCCTTGAGTCACCTACACCGCGCATCGCGTCGCATGGACGGGGTCCGCCAAGGCGCTCTTGCCGACGCGCTGTCGGTAAGATGAGTGCATGGAAATTCTCAAGAATGTTGTCCTTGCAGTGCACATCATCGGTGTCGTCGCACTTCTTGGCGGTGTCGTCTATCAAGTGAAGCCAATGCGGGAGCACACGGCTCGCGTGCTCCCGGCGATGATGCATGGTGCGTGGACGATGCTGGTAACGGGCATCGTGCTTGTCGGATTGCAGTATCCGCTGGGCAACGACGTGAATAACATGAAGATCAGCGCGAAGCTGCTGTTGCTTGTAGCGATCATTGTCATCGCTCTGATGAACAGGAAGAAGGAGTCGGTTGCGGCGTGGGTCTTGCCCACGATCGGCGTGCTCACCGTTGTCAACGTCCTCTTGGCGACGGTTTGGCGGTAGTGAGACCATAGGGCGACTACGCGCCGGATCAGCGTGCAGTCGCGATTCGAACGAAAGAAGATTGGTGACCAATGCCTAAGATCACCGCTCCCACCGTCGCCGAGCACCGCGCCTCGCAACGCGAAGCTCTCATAATTGCCGGCGAAAACATCCTGCGATCCGGTGGCTTGGCGAAGTTCTCGCCGACCAGTGTGAGCGAACGCGCTGGCATCGCACGTTCGAGCTTCTACGACTATTTTCCCTCCAAGGATGACCTCCTGGTCTCGATCGCCATCAGCGCAATGGAGCGCTGGGATGCCGAGATTGAAGAGGAGTTGCATGCCGTTGAGCCCGGGACTGCCGAGCTTCAGGCCTTCGTCGCTGCAACGATGCGCATGACTGCTGACGGCGAGCATGAGATTGCGGCGATCGTGAGAGAGGCCGATCTCACTCCGAGCAAGGTCGACGAGCTCATGGCCCTCCACGACGCGCTATTCAGGCCGGTGATCCGCGTACTCACCGGCCTCGGCATGGACTCCTCGCAAACCTCAATCATCCTCATCCACGGCGTCCTCAACGCTGGGGTCCAACTGGTCGCGCACGGCGTCGACCACGAGCAAGTTGCCGCCGACGTTTTTCGGCTCCTCACACAGGGGCTCATCACCTGAGTTGAGGAACTGCCTGCTGTGTGGTGCCGATTTGGCACAGCGGGATCGAGATGAAATACTTGCGACCGAAAGTTCCGACAGTGTGTCGGTAAAATCCCGATCAAAGGTCTCCCATGTTTCTTGCTCTGCGCGAGCTGCGTTTTGCGCGTGGCCGATTCGCGCTCATGGGTACAGTGATCGCACTGATCTCCGTGCTCGTCGTCCTCCTTTCCGGTCTCTCCTCCGGCCTCGTCAATGACGGTGTTTCCGGCCTCAAGGCCATGCCCGCGACGGCCTTCGCGTTTGACGAAGGCACAATGAAGGACAATGCCTTCAGCCGATCCGTCATCGACGATGAGCAACTCAAAACCTGGCAGAACGCCAATGATGTTGCCGCCGCCGAGCCGATGGGAGTCAACATCGTCAACGGCGTGACTGACGACGGAACCCAGATTGACTTGACGCTGTTCGGTGTCGAACCAGACGGTTTCCTCTCGCCTGCCGTGTCAACCGGTGAGCAACTTGGTGCAGTGGCGGGGATCATCGTCTCGGAGCCGCTGCGCGATGAGGGTGTCGAACTCGGTACGGTGGTGATTCTAGATCGGCTTGATCTTGAATTGACCGTGATCGGATTCACAGAGGGTCAGGCAACCTTCGGGCATGTCGACGTCGCTTACCTCCCGATCGATACCTGGCGCCTCATGGCCGCAGGGCTCGCAGAACCTGGAGCGCCGACTCCGGACCAGATCGACGAGATGGATTTTGGTTACGCGAGTGTCGTCGCGATCCTGACCGAGGAAGGCGCCAACATCGACTTTGCCACCATCGACGTGACAGCCGAGACGACCACGATGACCCTGACGGAGGCGTTCAATGCCTCCCCGGGGTACGAGGCGGAAACGCTGACATTGAGCATGATTCAGTTCTTCCTGTATGCCATCTGCGCGCTGGTGGTCGGAGCGTTCTTCATGGTCTGGACCATTCAGCGCAGCCACGACATTGCTGTCCTTCGCGCCATGGGAGCCTCCAGCCGTTACCTCGTGCGCGACAGCCTCACTCAGGCAGCGATCCTCCTCGTCGGCTTCACCGTGGTCGGCGTTGCGGCCGGGATCGGAATGGGCGCCGCAATGCCGGATGCCATGCCCTTCGATCTCGAGTTCGAGCCCATCGCCATCGCCTCCGGACTGACGATTCTGCTCGGCATGCTCGGCGCCACCATCGCCGTGCTACGCATCACCCGCATCGATCCGCTGCGCGCCCTGGGAGGGCAACGATGAACGACCACACGACTCCGAGCTTAGAAATCACTGACGTCGTCTTGGAACTCGGTGATGGTGAATCTCGGGTCAGGGCACTCGATGAAGTATCCCTCACGGTGATGCCCGGAGAGTTCGCCGCCATCGTCGGGCCCTCCGGGTCGGGCAAGTCCTCGCTGCTGGCGATCGCCGGGGCCATGGCGCGGCCTGACCGCGGCACGGTGCAAGTGCATGGCACCGACATCAGCAAACTCTCCAAGAGCGCAACAACCCGTTTCCGCCTCCGCAATATCGGCTTCGTCTTCCAGTCCGGAAATCTCATCCCGTCCCTGACCGCAGCAGACCAGTTGCGCCTCGCCGGTCGACTCGCCGGTGACCGGCATGTGGATGTCGAAACACTCCTCGGCTCTGTGGGGATGGCCCATCGCGCTAAGCATCGCCCGGGCCAACTGTCCGGCGGTGAGCGTCAGCGGGTCGGCATCGCCCGCGCACTCGTCAACACACCCAGCCTGCTCCTCGTCGACGAGCCCACTGCCGCACTTGACCGCCGACGCGGCCACGAGGTCGTGGCATTACTCGCCGACCGCGCGCACAACGCCAACGTCGCCGTGGTCATGGTCACACACGATCGCGAGGTACTAGAACATTGTGACCGTATCTTCGAGATGGTCGACGGGCGCTTGGGAGCTCACGCTCTCGTGAACTGACGATTTGATTCCTACGATGCGCTGGAGTCTGACCCGATATCCGGGTGTGCGTGCATTCCATACTTCTGGGTAATCGGGTCGATGAAGACGTCAGGCTCCTGTGGCGGCCGCAAAGTGAACCGAAGAAATGCGGCGATCAGCCCTGCGAGAAATAGCGCCGCCAAAACGATGGTGACTGATGTCGCCGCCAACTGCTCCAACACCACGATAAAAAGTGTCTGTGCAAGGGCGATGATTACGAAGAATATGCCGATATCCAACCAAAGAACATTGCGTTTCGTGATCATCTTGTAGAGAAACACCAACCCCACCATGCTGATCGGCAGCGAATAGAGTGCGATAGTCGCTGCCGGGATGAAGGCTGGGTACTGATAACCACCGGCCGCAAACAAAATGACCTGAAGGAGCATCGTCGGCCAGATCGCGATCTTGATGTGCTCCCAATAGCTTTCATTGACTGCGCTGAAAATCGCGGCCCACCGATTGTGCCCCGTCCAATCGAACGCAAAGTGGAGCAGGCTGCCAACAATGCCCAGCGGAAAGATCATCCACCAGCTCAAGACGGTGATGCTCTCCAACGTCATGAACAAGCTGACGGCGATGCACACAAAGGGCCACCTACCCGCCGGTCAGTGTGCTCTGCGAAGGGACGGACTCGTGACGCTTCACCGTCGGCATAGTTGTTTACATGAACTATGAATTGAGCGTTGGTCTCCATGCGAGACCTCCTGTAGGTTGCAGCGGGGTCGAGCCTATTTTTCGGCCAGGGCCCCCAGAGAAAGTTTCCCAGAACTCCCAATACTGGTCGCGGGCCGCGTAGTTACGCGGATTCTCAAGGGTTGCAGTG
This window encodes:
- a CDS encoding FKBP-type peptidyl-prolyl cis-trans isomerase; translation: MKIRPLRSLAAAALVTTLALTGCSSDDSADDAPSATETQTDGATDTTSDADKATLEKVSVTTSDDAKPEVTFDGPLTFEGNAAYTAEQGDGGELAEGNLVAVNMSVYSGEDASATNSTYDNDALTHLLLDPTQIPASFVAAMTEAGVGGTVLLGQPGVEATEEGGTTQPAYVYVVEIEQSVPTSAQGEDVAQDDDSLPQVTLDDTGKPSVEIPDGYKGTDELQVITLKKGDGPEVGEMDFVWSQYSGWQLDGTQFDSSWERGKPMGFQLMQVIQGWSEGLAGVPIGSQVMLIVPGDMGYGEGEGTSDSGQPLGDLIFVVDVLGVN
- a CDS encoding phosphoribosyltransferase; protein product: MAEIVTEHGIREVLDWDEFGIATRQLAQQVVDSGFTPDVVVAIARGGLVPGGAMAYALGTKGVGTMNVEFYTDIGQTLTDPRLLPPLMDTQELADQKVLVVDDVADSGRTLALVMDMLAKQGSEARSAVLYTKPRSLITPDYSWKVTDEWITFPWSALPPIGQDHSIDA
- the map gene encoding type I methionyl aminopeptidase, which encodes MIEILSPAEIDRARVTGGLVGDILASIKERCQVGTNLLEIDQWAKDMILGAGATSCYVDYAPSFGSGPFGHYICTGVNDAVLHGMPRDTVLVDGDLLTLDLAIVHKGVAADAAISFIVGQRRNPEDLRMIETTERALAAAIAVAAPGARIGDLSAAIGDVLSEAGYLINTEFGGHGIGSTMHQDPHVANDGQRGRGYQLRPGLMLAIEPWVMADTNELVTDPVDGWTLRSATGCRTAHTEHTIAITETGAEILTLPTTTVQSL
- a CDS encoding VIT family protein, whose amino-acid sequence is MTVDDSSQHLDEPHRAGLAQRLNWLRAGVLGANDGIVSTAGALPVLLAGSAALVGGAISMALGEYVSVSSQRDTEHALIEKERGELATDPDAEFIELVGLFEARGLSRETATLAASELTEKDAPAAHLAVELNIDQDDVVSPWHAALASAVAFILGALLPMATILFLPHPERIIWTFAATIFALAITGYVAAWIGGARRWRAVLRTVIGGALALGATFLVGSLFGATVL
- a CDS encoding TetR/AcrR family transcriptional regulator — translated: MPKITAPTVAEHRASQREALIIAGENILRSGGLAKFSPTSVSERAGIARSSFYDYFPSKDDLLVSIAISAMERWDAEIEEELHAVEPGTAELQAFVAATMRMTADGEHEIAAIVREADLTPSKVDELMALHDALFRPVIRVLTGLGMDSSQTSIILIHGVLNAGVQLVAHGVDHEQVAADVFRLLTQGLIT
- a CDS encoding ABC transporter permease, with the protein product MFLALRELRFARGRFALMGTVIALISVLVVLLSGLSSGLVNDGVSGLKAMPATAFAFDEGTMKDNAFSRSVIDDEQLKTWQNANDVAAAEPMGVNIVNGVTDDGTQIDLTLFGVEPDGFLSPAVSTGEQLGAVAGIIVSEPLRDEGVELGTVVILDRLDLELTVIGFTEGQATFGHVDVAYLPIDTWRLMAAGLAEPGAPTPDQIDEMDFGYASVVAILTEEGANIDFATIDVTAETTTMTLTEAFNASPGYEAETLTLSMIQFFLYAICALVVGAFFMVWTIQRSHDIAVLRAMGASSRYLVRDSLTQAAILLVGFTVVGVAAGIGMGAAMPDAMPFDLEFEPIAIASGLTILLGMLGATIAVLRITRIDPLRALGGQR
- a CDS encoding ABC transporter ATP-binding protein, producing the protein MNDHTTPSLEITDVVLELGDGESRVRALDEVSLTVMPGEFAAIVGPSGSGKSSLLAIAGAMARPDRGTVQVHGTDISKLSKSATTRFRLRNIGFVFQSGNLIPSLTAADQLRLAGRLAGDRHVDVETLLGSVGMAHRAKHRPGQLSGGERQRVGIARALVNTPSLLLVDEPTAALDRRRGHEVVALLADRAHNANVAVVMVTHDREVLEHCDRIFEMVDGRLGAHALVN
- a CDS encoding DUF6512 family protein codes for the protein MCIAVSLFMTLESITVLSWWMIFPLGIVGSLLHFAFDWTGHNRWAAIFSAVNESYWEHIKIAIWPTMLLQVILFAAGGYQYPAFIPAATIALYSLPISMVGLVFLYKMITKRNVLWLDIGIFFVIIALAQTLFIVVLEQLAATSVTIVLAALFLAGLIAAFLRFTLRPPQEPDVFIDPITQKYGMHAHPDIGSDSSAS